One Rhinolophus ferrumequinum isolate MPI-CBG mRhiFer1 chromosome 10, mRhiFer1_v1.p, whole genome shotgun sequence genomic window, cttctccccccttaccctctggtactttggatttttaaaaagatttttatctttgagcaatccccttttaaaatgcaaataccccTGGGAGAGGTCAGACCTTAGTTCTCAGCTAACATCTTAATTATCAGTTGGCACCTTAGTTGGGCTTAGTACACATTTGGCTGAGAAGAAGGAACCCTTGACTAAAAATGATGAAACTATAAGGAATTattattagtgttatttttattggAAGCTAAGACATACTAAGGGCCATATTATTTAGTGCCAGGAATTGTtctaaatgatttgcaaatataaatttcTCTAATAAGTCTGTCAACAACCCTATTGgtgttattttacagataagaaaactgtgGTATGTGGAGCATAAATAATTTGTCTAGGTCACATAGTAAGTATAGCCAAGTGTTAAACTCAGGCATTTGGATTACAGAGTGTGCTCTCTAACCATTTGCTGTGATACCATGCCCCTGCTACATTACATGGCAGAGATGGCATCTGATCAGCATTTCACTCTATTCACAATTTTGCATCAAATGGAATCATGCTATTCAATTATAGGGCACTTCCTGTTGAAGGTCAGGGACTTTGCCATCATCTAAATAGTTATTTTTAGTAACAAATacaatgaaatagacaaattccttgTGACCAATGGAATTTATTTGCAGAATATGGAGAAGAGAGTGAATAAGCTGGTTTGTAATTTAGCATACTCGTATACGTAACATCATTCCTACTTAAAACTTACTATACAAGTAACATGTTCATTAAAATAtggattaattaaaataaaataatctgcaGTCCCACGACCTAGAGATAATCCCAGGATATATATACCAGGgggcgccaaaaaatgtatgcacatgacttgtattcatcttctgtcaGTATATTGAATTCTGATATATCATTCCGATTGAGTCAtatatcggtatatattgaatattacaattttaatacagctttttcctttcttaaaatgtgcacacattttttggcaccctatatttatataatgtgtgtgtgtgtatgtaatatatatatgtgtgtgtgtgtatatttttttttcctaggtttttaaaaatttgagccaCCTTTTCTGAATGTTGTACAAGGTGTCAACTCAACTTCTTTACAATTttagaatgaaataattttccttaagtATAAAGAAACAGCATTACCCTCTTCATCTTTTCAAGCATTTGAGTCATTATTGTCAGTGACTTGACAGAAACAATTGTTTAACTAAATTATCTGTTTTTTATaagatccttttaaaataaaagtaaatagaagAGAACCCTAGATTCTTCTCTTAATCTTCTTATTGAATCCGTTCTCTCAACCAATGTTTGTTTAGCACTGACCTACCTCTGCTACCATCTTTGCTTCAATACTTCTACAACTTTAATTTCCTTATAACATCTGGAGTAGTAGATGTTAATCACCCATCTCTTTTAATCACCCATCCCTCCTCTAGATCTGCAGTTCAGTTCCCTTTGCAACCTACATATCTGATCATGTCATCTTCCTCTGCAGAATTCTTAGTGGCTTTTTATTACCCATAGGCCCTGGAAGCAGGCTTGGGGATGATTGGGGCAGGGAATTCTACAGGTCCCAGGTACCAGTGAGTGGGTCCCAGGAACCTGGTACTAGGTACCAGTGAAACAGGAATTGGGGATATGTGCAATTTCCAGATGGTCACATACCCTTGACTCTGCTGACTCCCCATAATGGGACAGGGCCAGAGCAGAGGCCCCCTAAAGTGTCAGGTCTGGGCCCTGGTTGTCTGAGTCTAAGGGCAGAATGGGCTGCTGCTGTGTGGTGAGCAAACATTAGGTGGTAACAAGGATCCAAGCTGGGAGACCATGTAGGAGCCTTATTGTAGTACTTCAGGTTAGACTCTGTTGTAGCTTGGACCAGGGTTGTGGTAATAGAGGTAATAAATAGTCatattctagatatattttgaaggtagagtcaACCATTTTTCCTGAAGGATTGGTGTGGGGAGAGTGAAAGAGGAATCAAGAATGACTTCCAAGATTTTTAGCCTCAGTATCTGGAAAGATTTAGGATAATGGAACATATTAATCACAGATGTCTTAATTTTGCCATTAGCAACTACTGTTGAGTGTTAGGAGtgctaataaaatattatatttgacCTCAGGAAATTttgaggaatgaaaaggaaagttaaaatgtgtgtatgaaatgtgtgcacatgtgagtgTTGTGACTGGTCAGTGTAAGTCCATATTCAGGATACCCTATATCTACAAGTTAAGAAATGCAGGCAGGTTCAGGCTCTCCGACTGGTAGGAGATTTTACAAAAAAACAGGTGGAAAGGAACCAAAAATTAGCTTtaccttttcagttttcttacaGTCTTGGAGGTAGCACCTGGAGTACCATTGAAATTCATGTCTTTGCTgccctaaaaaaattaaagcatggATCATGCTACATACAGTGTTCCAAGTGTTCTGTAAGTAGGTCCCCACCTGTGACCTGAAATTTGTGTTCAATTTATGTTAAATCAATGAAGGAAATGTTTTTGTGAtccctttttaagtttttaactAGATTTTGGTTCACTATTTTTAGGACTTGTAGCAGAAGTGTTCCTGATTTCACCTGTTAAAGGAACAAGTTTCGGGGTCAAAATCacataggtttttgtttgttttgttttattatgttggctctgtgtgtgtgtttatgtatgtgtatgtgtttttagaATAAGCttataatttcagaaaatgtttggcCTGCCAGAATGTGAAAGTTCATTATATGGCAATCCACTTaatattcttcctcttttctctttatttgcttACACATCCTTGCACATTCCTGTGAGTCTATTCAAACAGAAAAGCATTCTCCCCTTCTGTCTTTCTATCTTCCTAAGGCAAACCGTCAAGTGTATCAAATCAGAGTATGTTATAGAATCATGAATTAAAGGTCATTATTGATTTACTAATGGAAAGCCAAATTTAAAAtggtaattaagaaaaaataaaatggtaattaagtggaatatttaatttgaataaatagaAGAGAATATTAAGATTTATTCAcgatagctaccatttattgagcatttactatgtgtcgGATCAATACTCGTATTTTATCTCAATTCTTCTGCTTTTTGAAGTTGGTatgattttccttgttttatagatgaagttTAGAGAAGTTAAGCTATTTGCTCAAATCAGATATATAATGATGTAGCAGAGGTAGAATTCAAACCAAAGgttttttttgcttcaaaaccTGTGCTTTTAACTATCATTATGCTATAGTAACTCCACATAGGCCTCTCAGAATGTAGATATTATGGGAGATATATTTTGGCCTTGCCAGCCCCAACCTTAAACTGCCTTCAGACTATTGGGTAAAAAGGATGTATCTTATTCTAGTTCAGTGAAAAGTGGTCACTACCCATTATTCACCAATAGGTGGTAGcagaaaacttaaaacatttttcaagggAACCCCCTTCAGAAAGTAAAGTGAAGAGTATATGTTCTTTCAGAGTTAAGATGGGTGAGAGATTAGAGAAGTCTAGAGCAAGAGAAATGTGAGAACTACCTATGGTATTATGACAGGCAGCCCAGAAATTGAGAGCAGAGGgagtaaatttataaaattattcttggAAAAATAccttgtaaaaaagaaaaatattggccttttgtttttattttattaaaattggcATTGTTCTGCTTAGTTTTCAGATATTTCAAGTGTGAACAGAGACTTTTGGATTATGTGTTTCTCAGCtagactaaataaatgttaacaatggATAAGTGCAAACACATTGGGCAGTTGCTGCTTGCTCAAGACCATTCCATCTTCAGCCCTCAGAAATGGCATTGTGTGGACTGCAATACAACTGAGTCGATTTGGGCTTGCCTTAGCTGTTCCCATGTTGCCTGTGGAAGATATATTGAAGAACATGCACTCAAGCACTTTCAAGAAAGCAGTCATCCTGTTGCATTAGAGGTGAATGAGATGTACGTTTTTTGTTACTTTTGTGATGATTATGTTCTTAATGATAATGCGACTGGAGACCTGAAGTTACTACGAAGTACATTAAATGCaatcaaaagtcaaaattatCACTGCACCACTCGTAGTGGAAGGATTTTACGGTCTATGGGGATAAGTGATGATTCTTGTTTCTTACATGATGGTGCCCAATCTCTGCTTCAAAATGAAGATCAAATGTATACTGCTCTTTGGCACAGGAGAAGGATCCTAATGGGTAAAATCTTTCGAATTTGGTTTGAACAATCACCCATtggaagaaaaaggcaaaaagaacaatttcaggaaaaaatagaaaaaaaagaagtgaagaaaagacAGCAAGAATTAGAGCATCGAGTTAAAGCAGAATTGGAAAGTATGCCTCCAAGAAAGAGTTTACGTTTGCAAGGTCTAGCTCAGTCCACCACCATAGAAATAGTTCCTATTCAAGAACCACTACAAACCCCAGCATCACCAGCAAAAAAAGATAATGTGGTATCTACCTCAGaagatgtaaaattaaaaaaatccagtGACTCCTCAGTTAAACGAAGATCAATAGTAACTCCTGGTGTAACAGGATTGAGAAATTTGGGAAACACTTGCTATATGAATTCTGTTCTTCAAGTGTTGagtcatttacttatttttcgaCAATGTTTCTTAAAACTTGATCTGAACCAATGGCTGGCTGTGACAGCTAGTGATAAGACAAGATCATCTTATAAGCATCTACCAGTCACAGATACAGTATATCAAATGCATGAATGCCAAGAAAAAGATACAGGCTGTGTTCGCTCTAGACATCCAAGTTTATCATCCAGAGTAAGTGGTGGAGTATCAAAGAGTAGAAAGATGGAACTTATTCAGCTAAGGGAGTCAAGTTCACAATACATTTCTCTCTGTCATGAACTGCATACTTTGTTCCAAGTCATGTGGTCTGGAAAGTGGGCCTTGGTCTCACCATTTGCCATGCTACACTCAGTGTGGAGACTCATTCCTGCTTTTCGTGGTTATGCCCAGCAAGATGCTCAGGAATTTCTTTGTGAACTTTTGGATAAAATACAACATGAACTAGAGACAACTGGCACCAGGTTACCAGCTCTTATCCCCACTTCCCAAAGGAAACTTATCAAACAGGTTCTAAATGTTGTGAATAACATTTTTCATGGACAACTTATTAGTCAggtatggattttttaaaataatcatttttattgtgtGGGATTCATAAAGTGAAACCTAAAAAAATGCGTATTCTCTGTATATCTCGTGTATTAGAACCAGTACTGTTTTCAGGTCAAAATCACTTACAAATATGTATAAAGTCAGCTCACTTATTTACAGTTTCCTTCATAAATCATTCTAAGTAGTTTTATGTCCACAGTATCAAAGCTTTTTTGTGGGAAGAGGGAATTAAGCAACAGAGTTTCTTAGATTAAAAATACTACATTCATTCTCTGAGAGACTGAGAAGAGGAAGGTTCAATCCCATAGGGAATAGATTAGAAGATGCTGGAAATGGATTTGATGCACACCTGAGTCATTTTAGGGACCAAGGAGTAAGGTCTGAAAGCTTTAACAAGTAGGTAGGGAAATTTTAAGGTAAATAATGTGATTTTATCTAGAATAATCTTAAATGAATTATAGCTGTAAAAAATTTCCCTTGTGAAAAGGAATCATAAAACCAGAATCTTCCATCTAATTAATGATTCTCTATAATGAGTAGACTTGTTAATAGACTATTACTAGACATAAGCTTCTCTGTTTTTTCATAgcatagaacttttaaaaaaatggtttctaaCTAAGGCAATTGGGCTAGGTCATTTTCTTCTGCATACCTGCGTGTTTCTCAGTTCAACTTTCATGGTAATGataccactttttgtttttatagcatACTGTTCTAGAATgtagtttaaatatttcaaacGTAATTCTTTTTGGGAATATCTGTcaagtttatttcacttaatgtttcaGAAATGTAAAGATTCTACATGTGCCGATTAGCAGATAAGAGTTGTGCTTCTTGTGTtgcatgcaattttatttttccaccatctttctctgtcatttctaACTTTTTATGCACAAGcttaaaataaactattataaataaaagtaatatatatagtcataaaaAAACCTATACGATACAGTATATctatgcagaagaaaaaaaagtatcctCTAACCCCACAACCCACATAAAAAACGATCAATATTTTAGTAcattctagtttttttcttctgtacatttgtgcattttttttttgctaattgtGTTGTTATGTTGAATATTAcctgctttcttcattttttcatttaacgtAAGgatttttcagtaattaaaatttttgacaaTTCTTTTCATACCATTTCAATGTCcatcatatgtatatatcacagtttatttaaccattccccCATTGTTGACTTGGAAtctatttccaatttttccattaTTATAATTTCATGATCAATTAACATATTTCTCCTAATGATTTCCTTAAAACAGAGTCCTAGAAGTAGAATAAATTACTTTGTGAAGGGTAGGACTTTTGATACTTAATTACatatttctttccagaaagttgccattttatatttcaaataatgtgagagtatgttcttattttttcttttatggatgaattttgaaattaataaaaattattttgctggATTTTTGCTCTCGTCCCTTTAAACATGTAATAAACTCTTAGGCTTACCAATCATCTCAGGAGATTGAGATGTTAGTTGTTGAAATggttatttttgtggtttttttggttttttaattccAGAAACTTCTTAAAAGGACAAACCTTGGCCCTAGTGAGTCCCCAGACTAAATGCCAGGagtattcttttctttgtgtcaattttttaaatctaaaatctACATTACAGctggctctttattttgttgtctgtTCCAGAAATGTAGCTTATATGAAAGAACTTAGTAACACAGTTGAGTCTTGAACAACATAGGTTTGAACTatacaggtccacttatatggggatttttttcaataaatactgtaaatgtattttctcttcattatgatttttcttaatgacattttcttttctcaagctTACTGTActataagaatacagtatataacacatataaaaaatatctgttaatCAACTTTATATTATCAGTAatgcttctggtcaacagtaggctattaatagttaagtttttgggtagtcaaaagttatatgcattGTTCAAGTGTCAGCTGTATTTCATATTGTGTGGATTATTAGGTCTATAAAGCCTGTCTTCAATTATTTGCAGTGTTTGTTGACATTAAATCCTGCTGAATTCTTCACTGAcgttattcttttcctttccagttaCTGTATTTCCTATGTAAATTGTTAGAGCTGCCTCATATTCTTTGTGGTTCCTATATGTTTATGAGGATTTTAATGTAGTGATGTTTGCTTTAAGTGGGAGTATGACATCATTATTTGTCATATGTGTTGTCTTTTGAAATTATCAGTTGGTAGGGCTTCAAAATCTATATAGAGTAAGatactgtatataaaaatacactaataatattttatgtgtatcaTGGTTAAGAGGTTATAAGAATTTGGGGAGAGAATTCgtaaaagacaaaggaaaaagggcAAAGAACATCAAATCTAATTATCTAAACACattaaattaaatacacataaatatcatatatacatatatacacagacataGTGTATATTTGATTAAATGAGCCCATAGTTTGGTATTTTACTTAAATTCAAATTTGACTAATGCCTTTGGAGGTTTTTGAATGCCTAGTAGTTAAAGCCCACCAATGCATAATGGGTTTAATGGCAGTCTTTTGgaaggaaaattataataaaaaaactccctgaaaataaaaaacagattattCAGAATTCTGATAGtgcattttcagaagaaaagcttctttttttattggcAGTGACTTCTGGTGAAAGGAGTAAATGTTTTGATAGAAGGATTGTAATCTgagaaactaatatttttatttgcaggtTACATGTCTCGCATGTGACAACAAATCAAATACCATAGAATCTTTCTGGGACTTGTCATTGGAATTTCCAGAAAGATACCAATGCAGTGGAAAAGATACTGCTTCCCAGCCATGTCTAGTTACTGAAATGTTGgccaaattcacagaaacagaacctTTAGAAGGAAAAATCTACGTATGTGACCAGTGTAACTGTAAGTAGAGACTAtatattctctttgcttttctaagATTAgcaaagagaaacacaaatgaaagGAAGCTTGAAAAAATTCCTTGAATAGCAATTATGGAAATAAACTTTCTTTGTTAGTTCATCAGATGAAACTGggctagatatttttattttataattggcaTTTGTGAACTCTGTGTATGTTTTGCCTTATTGATgacattaaaattgttttgatcCTGTAGTCATTTGTGGAAAGgactcataaaataaaaaatttaataggtGAGGcagaataaaatagcaaaaggAATAGTAAAAGGAAAGCATCATATTAGTACTGAAAGAAATGGCAATAATATATGGCTGAATTCCTTCTGTGGAGATTGACTTTATAAAAACCAAGATTTATTCAGAAACCGTCTA contains:
- the USP44 gene encoding ubiquitin carboxyl-terminal hydrolase 44 translates to MLTMDKCKHIGQLLLAQDHSIFSPQKWHCVDCNTTESIWACLSCSHVACGRYIEEHALKHFQESSHPVALEVNEMYVFCYFCDDYVLNDNATGDLKLLRSTLNAIKSQNYHCTTRSGRILRSMGISDDSCFLHDGAQSLLQNEDQMYTALWHRRRILMGKIFRIWFEQSPIGRKRQKEQFQEKIEKKEVKKRQQELEHRVKAELESMPPRKSLRLQGLAQSTTIEIVPIQEPLQTPASPAKKDNVVSTSEDVKLKKSSDSSVKRRSIVTPGVTGLRNLGNTCYMNSVLQVLSHLLIFRQCFLKLDLNQWLAVTASDKTRSSYKHLPVTDTVYQMHECQEKDTGCVRSRHPSLSSRVSGGVSKSRKMELIQLRESSSQYISLCHELHTLFQVMWSGKWALVSPFAMLHSVWRLIPAFRGYAQQDAQEFLCELLDKIQHELETTGTRLPALIPTSQRKLIKQVLNVVNNIFHGQLISQVTCLACDNKSNTIESFWDLSLEFPERYQCSGKDTASQPCLVTEMLAKFTETEPLEGKIYVCDQCNSKRRRFSTKPVVLTEAQKQLTICHLPQVLRLHLKRFRWSGRNNREKIGIHVGFEEILNMEPYCCRESLKSLRPDCFIYDLSAVVMHHGKGFGSGHYTAYCYNSEGGFWVHCNDSKLSMCTMDEVCKAQAYILFYTQRVTENGHSKLLPAELSGSLHPNEEADTSNEILS